A stretch of the Rosa rugosa chromosome 5, drRosRugo1.1, whole genome shotgun sequence genome encodes the following:
- the LOC133712863 gene encoding probable 1-deoxy-D-xylulose-5-phosphate synthase 2, chloroplastic, with the protein MDSVLRTSFVPLLHSQDGSHSFSYIPNFLSASPPHPSNQKMFNGTAVALHNNSIDDKSTFMKGGHQESQNNGKLPKSKLLNFSGERPSTPILDTINYPIHMRNLSIEELGILADELREEIVYTVSKIGGHLSSSLGVSELTVALHHVFNTPEDKIIWDVGHQTYPHKILTGRRSRMQTIRQTCGLSGFPKRDESVHDAFGVGHSSTSISAALGMAVARDLQGKKNHVIAVIGDGAMTGGQAYEALNNAGYLDSNLIIILNDNKQVSLPTATVDGPAPPVGALSKALTRLQSTQKFQLLREAAKGMTKKIGHQAHEVAAKVDSYMRGMVGGSGACLFEELGLHYIGPVNGHNVEDLVYIFNNIKSLPVPGPVLIHVITEKGKGYAPAEVAPDKMHGVVKFDTKSGTQLKAKSSTHSYTQYFAESLIAEAKRDDKVVAIHAAMGSGTGLNLFQKQFPDRCFDVGIAEQHAITFAAGLAAEGLKPFCAIYSSFLQRGYDQVVHDVDLQKLPVRFAIDRAGLVGADGPTHCGAFDTTFMACLPNMVVMAPSSETELMHMVATASAIDDRPSCFRYPRGNGIGSILPPDNKGTPLEVGKGRVLREGCRVAILGYGTIVQSCIAAADLLQVLNISTTVADARFCKPLDGNLIRQLAQEHEILITVEEGSIGGFSSHVSQFLGLNGLLDGKLKWRSMMLPDRYIEHGSQKDQTEAAGLSSRHIVTTVVSLLGEHKDS; encoded by the exons ATGGATTCTGTTCTTAGAACTAGTTTCGTTCCCTTGCTCCATTCTCAAGATGGTAGTCATTCATTTTCATACATTCCAAATTTCTTATCCGCATCTCCTCCTCACCCCAGCAACCAGAAAATG TTCAATGGGACAGCTGTTGCTCTTCACAATAATTCAATTGATGACAAGAgcactttcatgaagggaggtCACCAAGAAAGCCAGAATAATGGCAAGCTACCGAAATCAAAACTGCTGAATTTCTCAGGAGAGAGGCCCTCAACTCCAATTCTGGACACCATAAACTATCCCATTCACATGAGAAATCTTTCTATTGAG GAACTTGGAATTTTAGCGGATGAACTTAGGGAAGAGATTGTTTACACAGTGTCAAAGATTGGGGGTCACCTGAGCTCAAGCCTAGGAGTTTCTGAGTTAACAGTTGCACTTCACCATGTTTTCAACACTCCTGAAGATAAGATAATTTGGGATGTTGGTCACCAG ACCTACCCTCATAAGATTTTAACTGGTCGGAGGTCGAGAATGCAAACAATCCGACAGACTTGTGGGCTTTCAGGCTTCCCCAAGAGGGATGAGAGTGTGCATGATGCCTTTGGAGTTGGCCATAGTTCCACTAGCATTTCAGCTGCTCTAG GAATGGCAGTTGCTAGAGATTTGCAAGGCAAGAAGAATCATGTGATTGCAGTGATAGGAGATGGAGCCATGACAGGAGGACAGGCATATGAGGCATTGAACAATGCAGGCTACCTTGATTCTAATCTTATAATCATCTTGAATGACAACAAGCAAGTCTCTCTGCCAACTGCCACTGTCGACGGCCCTGCCCCTCCAGTTGGAGCTCTAAGCAAAGCACTCACAAGATTACAGTCTACTCAAAAGTTCCAACTGCTACGTGAAGCAGCAAAG GGTATGACCAAGAAAATTGGACACCAAGCACATGAAGTTGCTGCTAAAGTTGACTCCTACATGAGAGGAATGGTGGGTGGTTCTGGGGCATGTCTGTTTGAAGAACTTGGACTCCACTATATTGGTCCTGTGAATGGTCATAATGTCGAAGACCTTGTCTACATTTTCAACAACATTAAATCCTTACCAGTACCAGGGCCTGTTCTGATTCATGTCATCACTGAGAAAGGAAAAGGCTATGCTCCAGCTGAAGTTGCCCCTGATAAGATGCATG GTGTTGTAAAATTTGACACCAAGTCAGGGACTCAGTTGAAGGCGAAATCAAGTACTCATTCATACACGCAGTACTTTGCAGAGTCCTTAATTGCCGAAGCAAAGAGAGATGATAAAGTTGTAGCCATCCATGCTGCAATGGGAAGTGGTACTGGACTCAACTTGTTCCAGAAACAATTCCCAGACAGATGTTTCGATGTTGGGATAGCAGAACAGCATGCTATTACCTTTGCTGCTGGCCTAGCTGCTGAAGGCCTTAAACCTTTCTGTGCTATTTACTCTTCGTTTCTTCAGAGGGGTTATGatcag GTGGTTCATGATGTAGACTTACAAAAGCTCCCAGTGAGATTTGCTATAGATAGGGCTGGTCTTGTAGGTGCAGATGGTCCAACACATTGCGGAGCCTTTGATACAACTTTCATGGCTTGTTTACCTAACATGGTGGTCATGGCCCCTTCTTCTGAGACTGAACTTATGCACATGGTTGCCACGGCTTCTGCCATAGATGATAGGCCTAGTTGCTTCCGATACCCTAGAGGAAACGGCATTGGGTCAATTCTTCCACCAGACAACAAAGGAACCCCATTGGAG GTTGGCAAGGGAAGGGTGTTAAGGGAAGGTTGTAGGGTGGCTATTTTGGGTTACGGAACAATAGTACAAAGCTGTATAGCAGCAGCTGACCTGCTTCAAGTTCTCAACATCTCCACAACTGTGGCTGATGCACGATTCTGCAAGCCTCTTGATGGAAATTTGATCAGACAGCTAGCTCAAGAACATGAGATTCTCATTACCGTTGAAGAAGGATCAATCGGAGGATTCAGCTCCCACGTTTCCCAATTCTTAGGCTTGAATGGATTACTTGATGGCAAGCTCAAG TGGAGGTCTATGATGCTTCCTGACAGATATATTGAACATGGATCTCAGAAAGACCAAACTGAAGCAGCAGGGTTGAGTTCCAGGCATATTGTAACAACTGTGGTGTCACTCCTAGGTGAACATAAGGATAGCTAG